One stretch of Engystomops pustulosus unplaced genomic scaffold, aEngPut4.maternal MAT_SCAFFOLD_159, whole genome shotgun sequence DNA includes these proteins:
- the INKA1 gene encoding PAK4-inhibitor INKA1, whose product MQGPDPDPGIVQRGAKDLGSVKSEQMDCMFRILQKGSSPCEVVCAPPPAQRRPVKRDLRWAHRTSDLSESGSSCCVDVASDVSPVSCGHRALEWDSGYSEVSGSSVRGEDEDEEVGPPPVLLRRPLQPPCSRLSSGGLLRSRPRRIRPKSTSDICLEQWGAPDPQDWSGSLLSQSRSRQPLVLGDNSFADLVKQWMDLPDQGAEEERRRRWLHKPHGFLVSLSGNVKKRLGNMSRGRPPQDAMKRLSCPALGCRPLPPYYHQSLSDIAEASAGLFHCRSRQPIICSDGLL is encoded by the exons ATGCAAGGACCCGACCCGGACCCCGGCATCGTGCAGCGG GGCGCGAAGGATTTGGGATCGGTGAAATCCGAGCAGATGGATTGTATGTTCCGCATCCTGCAAAAAGGCTCCTCCCCCTGTGAGGTGGTGtgtgctccgccccctgcgcagcGGCGGCCTGTGAAGCGTGACCTCCGCTGGGCCCATCGCACTTCAGACTTGTCGGAgtcgggctcctcctgctgcgtgGACGTGGCCAGTGACGTGTCCCCGGTGAGCTGCGGCCACCGCGCCCTGGAGTGGGACTCGGGATATTCGGAGGTGTCCGGGAGCTCGGTGCGGGGCGAGGATGAGGACGAGGAGGTGGGGCCCCCCCCAGTGTTACTGCGCAGGCCCCTCCAGCCGCCATGCTCGCGCCTCTCCTCTGGGGGGCTCCTGCGCTCTAGACCCAGGAGAATCCGCCCCAAATCCACCTCGGACATTTGCCTGGAGCAGTGGGGGGCCCCGGACCCCCAGGACTGGAGCGGGAGCCTCCTGTCCCAGAGCCGCAGCCGCCAGCCCCTGGTTCTGGGGGATAACAGTTTTGCGGACCTGGTGAAGCAGTGGATGGACTTACCGGATCAGGGAGCGGAGGAGGAGCGGCGCCGGCGCTGGCTGCACAAGCCGCACGGATTCCTGGTCAGCCTCTCCGGGAACGTGAAGAAGCGCCTGGGGAACATGTCCCGTGGGCGCCCCCCGCAGGACGCCATGAAACGCCTGTCCTGCCCCGCCCTGGGCTGCCGGCCCCTCCCCCCCTATTACCACCAATCGCTGTCAGACATTGCCGAGGCCTCGGCCGGACTCTTCCACTGCCGCAGCCGGCAGCCAATCATCTGCAGCGATGGACTATTGTAG